One Nonomuraea angiospora DNA segment encodes these proteins:
- a CDS encoding glycosyltransferase produces MKIDLVSEHADPLAAIGGVDAGGQNVHVAALALALARRGHDVLVHTRRGSPEQPRSVPLGDGVRVEYVRAGPAVPIPKDELPPYMPAFAEQLARRWTRRAPDVVHAHFWMSGTAALLAAGHRPVVQTFHALGTVKRRWQGDADTSPPGRIDAERRIGREAAAVLATCSDEVGELHAMGVPGHVISIVPCGVDLDRFTPEGPRADRGARPRVLSIGRLVPRKGVDTVLRALREVPEAELLIAGGSDGDPEAARLAGLAGAYGLADRVKVLGGVPHDEVPALMRSADVVVTVPWYEPFGMVPLEAMACGVPVIASAVGGHLDTVDGCGVLVPPRRPQALARELRDLLGAPQRAAELGAAGARRARQRYGWPRVAEQTEAVYRAVLGAEVRGMTCTGT; encoded by the coding sequence ATGAAGATCGATCTCGTCTCCGAGCACGCCGATCCGCTGGCCGCGATCGGCGGGGTCGACGCGGGCGGGCAGAACGTCCATGTCGCCGCGCTCGCGCTCGCCCTGGCCCGGCGCGGCCACGACGTGCTGGTCCACACCCGGCGCGGCTCGCCCGAGCAGCCGCGGAGCGTGCCGCTGGGCGACGGGGTGCGGGTCGAGTACGTCCGGGCCGGGCCCGCCGTGCCGATCCCCAAGGACGAGCTGCCCCCGTACATGCCCGCCTTCGCCGAGCAACTGGCGCGGCGCTGGACGCGGCGCGCCCCGGACGTCGTGCACGCGCACTTCTGGATGAGCGGCACGGCCGCGCTGCTGGCGGCGGGTCACCGTCCCGTCGTGCAGACCTTCCACGCGCTGGGCACGGTGAAACGGCGCTGGCAGGGCGACGCGGACACCAGCCCGCCGGGCCGGATCGACGCCGAGCGGCGGATCGGCCGGGAGGCGGCGGCGGTGCTGGCCACCTGCTCGGACGAGGTCGGCGAGCTGCACGCCATGGGGGTGCCCGGCCACGTCATCTCGATCGTGCCCTGCGGGGTGGACCTGGACCGTTTCACCCCCGAAGGTCCGCGCGCGGACAGGGGCGCGCGCCCGCGGGTGCTGAGCATCGGCCGGCTGGTGCCGCGCAAGGGCGTCGACACCGTGCTGCGGGCGCTGCGCGAGGTGCCGGAGGCCGAGCTGCTGATCGCGGGCGGCTCCGACGGCGACCCGGAAGCCGCCCGGCTGGCGGGTCTGGCCGGCGCCTACGGACTGGCTGACCGGGTGAAGGTGCTCGGCGGCGTCCCGCACGACGAGGTTCCCGCGCTGATGCGCTCGGCCGACGTCGTGGTCACCGTGCCCTGGTACGAGCCGTTCGGCATGGTGCCGCTGGAGGCGATGGCCTGCGGCGTGCCGGTGATCGCCTCGGCCGTCGGCGGCCATCTCGACACGGTCGACGGCTGCGGCGTACTGGTTCCGCCGCGCCGGCCGCAGGCGCTGGCACGCGAGCTGAGAGACCTGCTCGGCGCCCCGCAACGGGCGGCGGAGCTCGGCGCCGCGGGGGCGCGCCGAGCCAGGCAGCGCTACGGCTGGCCGCGGGTGGCCGAGCAGACCGAGGCCGTCTACCGCGCCGTGCTGGGCGCCGAGGTGAGGGGGATGACATGCACAGGCACCTGA
- a CDS encoding DUF6131 family protein: MIIIGIILVLLGWLLGISVLYTIGAILLVIGVILLVLGSIGRPVGGRRYWF; this comes from the coding sequence ATGATCATCATCGGTATCATCCTGGTGCTCCTGGGGTGGCTGCTCGGCATCTCGGTGCTCTACACGATCGGCGCCATCCTGCTCGTCATCGGCGTGATCCTGCTCGTCCTGGGCTCCATCGGCCGCCCGGTCGGGGGCCGGCGATATTGGTTCTGA
- a CDS encoding carbamoyltransferase family protein — protein sequence MKFLGINAVFHDPAAALVVDGEVVAAAEEERFSRRKHGKRPVPFSAWELPELAAAWCLAEAGLRPEDLDAVAYSYDPSLVRQETGAPWEDLRTTYATRAPSFLATALPGLDPAQVRFVPHHVAHAASAGLAAPFEECAVLVCDGRGESVSHLAGHYRDGELTTLATQELPHSLGLMYEEVTEHLGFMRSSDEYKVMALASYGTPRHLDVLRELIAATPEGGFRVEPIDWGGFAKKLAGGEKWTADHADLAASVQTRLEEVLLDLAFWLHGRTGARRLAMAGGVALNCVANTRLLAEGPFEDIWVQPAAGDSGTALGGALHLAQEHGEPAGPMPGADLGRRWSDDEVAAWLDVARVPYTRPRDLAGEVAAALADDRIVAWFQGRSEYGPRALGRRSLLAHPGHVRNTERLNDVKGREQFRPVAPMVLESRAREIFGRGPVPSPYMLFVHDVRPEWRERIPAVVHVDGTARIQTVSPESDPLMAAVLERFEALSGLPVVVNTSLNTAGRPMVDSPRDALECFGSAPVDVLVIGPFVVRRPA from the coding sequence ATGAAGTTCCTGGGGATCAACGCGGTTTTCCACGATCCCGCCGCCGCCCTCGTGGTGGACGGCGAGGTCGTCGCGGCCGCGGAAGAGGAGCGGTTCAGCCGGCGCAAGCACGGCAAGCGGCCCGTGCCGTTCTCGGCGTGGGAGCTGCCCGAGCTGGCCGCCGCCTGGTGTCTCGCCGAGGCCGGGCTGCGGCCCGAGGATCTCGACGCGGTCGCCTATTCCTACGATCCCTCGCTGGTGCGGCAGGAGACGGGAGCCCCGTGGGAGGACCTGCGCACCACGTACGCGACGAGGGCGCCGAGCTTCCTGGCCACGGCGCTGCCCGGGCTCGACCCGGCGCAGGTGCGGTTCGTGCCGCACCACGTGGCGCACGCGGCCTCGGCGGGGCTCGCCGCGCCGTTCGAGGAGTGCGCGGTCCTGGTGTGCGACGGCCGCGGCGAGTCCGTCTCGCACCTGGCCGGCCACTACCGGGACGGCGAGCTGACCACGCTCGCCACGCAGGAGCTGCCGCACTCGCTCGGCCTGATGTACGAGGAGGTCACCGAGCACCTGGGCTTCATGCGCTCCAGCGACGAGTACAAGGTCATGGCCCTGGCCTCCTACGGCACGCCCCGGCACCTCGACGTGCTGCGCGAGCTGATCGCGGCCACGCCGGAGGGCGGCTTCAGGGTCGAGCCCATCGACTGGGGCGGCTTCGCCAAGAAGCTCGCCGGCGGGGAGAAGTGGACCGCCGACCACGCCGACCTGGCCGCCAGCGTCCAGACGCGGCTGGAGGAGGTCCTGCTCGACCTGGCCTTCTGGCTGCACGGCCGGACGGGCGCGCGGCGCCTGGCGATGGCCGGAGGGGTGGCGCTCAACTGCGTGGCCAACACCCGGCTGCTGGCCGAGGGCCCGTTCGAGGACATCTGGGTGCAGCCGGCCGCCGGCGACTCGGGCACGGCGCTCGGGGGCGCCCTGCACCTGGCGCAGGAGCACGGCGAGCCCGCCGGCCCCATGCCCGGCGCGGACCTGGGGCGCCGCTGGAGCGACGACGAGGTGGCCGCGTGGCTGGACGTGGCGCGCGTGCCGTACACGCGGCCGCGGGACCTGGCCGGCGAGGTGGCCGCGGCGCTGGCCGACGACAGGATCGTGGCCTGGTTCCAGGGCCGCAGCGAGTACGGGCCGCGCGCGCTGGGCCGGCGCTCCTTGCTGGCCCACCCCGGCCACGTCCGCAACACCGAGCGGCTCAACGACGTCAAGGGCCGGGAGCAGTTCCGGCCGGTCGCGCCCATGGTGCTGGAGTCCAGGGCGAGGGAGATCTTCGGCCGGGGCCCGGTGCCCTCGCCGTACATGCTGTTCGTCCACGACGTGCGGCCGGAGTGGCGGGAGCGGATCCCCGCCGTCGTGCACGTGGACGGGACGGCCCGCATCCAGACCGTCTCCCCGGAGAGCGATCCCCTGATGGCGGCGGTGCTGGAACGGTTCGAGGCGCTGTCGGGGCTGCCCGTCGTGGTGAACACCAGCCTGAACACGGCGGGACGGCCGATGGTCGACTCGCCGAGGGACGCGCTGGAGTGCTTCGGCTCCGCGCCGGTCGACGTGCTCGTGATCGGGCCGTTCGTGGTGCGGAGGCCGGCATGA
- a CDS encoding LLM class F420-dependent oxidoreductase, translating into MARIGYFLSSEEHGPKELVRQSKLAERAGFEGLWISDHYHPWLDEQGQSPFVWSTIGAIAEAVTLPITTAVTCPLVRIHPAVIAQAAATSAVLTGGRFQLGVGTGEALNEHIIDSRWPPAAERLEMLEEAIEVMRRLWSGELTTHRGKHYSVDNARLYTLPDQPPPVYISGFGNKSVQLAGRIGDGYICTGPAADLVKLFRESGGAGKPTQGGLKVCHADDEAAARKTVHRLWPTEGLKGEASQLLPLPRHFEQLAEMVSEEEATASIPCGPDPEAHVQAIQKYVDAGFDEVYVSQIGTEQDAFFEFYAREVLPRLR; encoded by the coding sequence ATGGCACGCATCGGATACTTCCTGAGCAGCGAGGAGCACGGGCCCAAAGAACTCGTCCGGCAGTCGAAGCTGGCCGAGCGGGCGGGCTTCGAGGGGCTCTGGATCTCCGATCACTACCATCCCTGGCTCGACGAACAGGGCCAGAGCCCCTTCGTCTGGTCGACCATCGGAGCGATCGCCGAGGCGGTGACGCTGCCGATCACGACGGCGGTCACCTGCCCCCTGGTGCGCATCCATCCGGCCGTCATCGCGCAGGCGGCCGCGACCAGCGCCGTACTGACGGGGGGCCGCTTCCAGCTCGGCGTCGGCACGGGCGAGGCGCTGAACGAGCACATCATCGACTCCCGCTGGCCCCCGGCCGCCGAACGGCTGGAGATGCTGGAGGAGGCGATCGAGGTGATGCGGCGGCTGTGGAGCGGCGAGCTGACCACCCACCGCGGAAAGCACTACTCCGTCGACAACGCGCGCCTCTACACGCTTCCCGACCAGCCGCCGCCGGTGTACATCTCCGGCTTCGGCAACAAGTCGGTCCAGCTGGCGGGGCGGATCGGCGACGGCTACATCTGCACGGGCCCGGCCGCCGACCTGGTCAAGCTGTTCCGCGAGTCCGGCGGGGCGGGCAAGCCCACGCAGGGCGGGCTGAAGGTCTGCCACGCCGACGACGAGGCGGCCGCCCGCAAGACCGTGCACCGGCTGTGGCCGACCGAGGGCCTCAAGGGTGAGGCCTCCCAGCTGCTCCCCCTGCCACGGCATTTCGAGCAGCTGGCGGAGATGGTCAGCGAGGAGGAGGCCACCGCCTCGATCCCGTGCGGCCCCGATCCCGAGGCGCACGTCCAGGCGATCCAGAAGTACGTGGACGCCGGGTTCGACGAGGTCTACGTCAGCCAGATCGGCACCGAGCAGGACGCCTTCTTCGAGTTCTACGCCCGCGAGGTCCTGCCCCGGCTGCGATGA
- a CDS encoding glycosyltransferase, with protein MKILVWHVHGSWTTSFVQGRHTYLVPLTPGRDADGRGRAQSFDWPSSVREVPWDRLAHEQIDLVVYQRPHEIELARDWLGGAVPGVYVEHNTPKGDVPATRHPLAGQSAIPLVHVTHFNALYWDNGIAPVRVIEHGVVDPGHRYTGELPRAAVVINEPVRRARVAGTDLLAAFDVPLDVYGMKATGLPYPAYDLPQAELHAALAMRRAYLHPYRWTSLGLALIEAMMLGLPVVALAATEAIEAVPPEAGVLSTKLPVLVEALSEFVGDPALASQYGKAARTAALSRYGIARFLDDWDRVLGEAP; from the coding sequence ATGAAAATCCTGGTCTGGCACGTGCACGGCTCGTGGACCACCTCGTTCGTCCAGGGCCGTCACACCTACCTCGTCCCTCTCACCCCCGGCCGCGACGCCGACGGCAGAGGGCGGGCGCAGAGCTTCGACTGGCCGTCCTCGGTACGCGAGGTGCCGTGGGACCGGCTCGCGCACGAGCAGATCGACCTGGTCGTCTACCAGCGCCCACACGAGATCGAGCTGGCCCGCGACTGGCTCGGCGGCGCGGTGCCCGGCGTCTACGTCGAGCACAACACCCCCAAGGGCGACGTGCCCGCCACCCGGCACCCGCTGGCCGGCCAGTCGGCCATCCCGCTCGTGCACGTGACCCACTTCAACGCGCTGTACTGGGACAACGGCATCGCCCCCGTCCGCGTCATCGAGCACGGCGTGGTCGATCCCGGCCACCGCTACACCGGCGAGCTGCCCAGGGCCGCTGTGGTGATCAACGAGCCGGTCCGGCGCGCGCGGGTGGCCGGCACCGACCTGCTGGCCGCCTTCGACGTGCCGCTCGACGTGTACGGCATGAAGGCCACGGGCCTGCCGTACCCGGCCTACGACCTGCCGCAGGCCGAGCTGCACGCGGCCCTCGCCATGCGCCGCGCCTACCTGCACCCCTACCGGTGGACCTCGCTCGGCCTCGCGCTCATCGAGGCCATGATGCTGGGCCTGCCCGTCGTCGCCCTGGCCGCCACGGAGGCGATCGAGGCCGTCCCGCCGGAGGCCGGCGTCCTGTCCACCAAGCTGCCCGTCCTGGTGGAGGCGCTGTCGGAGTTCGTCGGGGACCCCGCCCTGGCGAGTCAGTACGGCAAGGCCGCCCGCACGGCGGCGCTTTCCCGGTACGGCATCGCCCGGTTCCTCGACGACTGGGACCGCGTGCTGGGCGAAGCGCCGTGA
- a CDS encoding SDR family oxidoreductase has product MLGDILITGGASGLGHAVAEAVAKAGGRPLVVDLRAADGFDHAVADLADRSQAERAVRELAERAGGLDGVVTAAGIDACGRLEDVTADDWERVIKVNLMGTAAVVRAALPYLRESSGRVVTCASTLGLRAVSDATAYCAAKFGVVGFTRALAAELAGQVGVTMLVPGGMATRFFDGRPEQYQPGPDARLNRPEDVAQTVVFALSQPPGCEVRELVVCPSTETSWP; this is encoded by the coding sequence ATGCTCGGAGACATCCTGATCACCGGCGGCGCGTCGGGCCTGGGCCACGCCGTGGCCGAGGCGGTCGCCAAGGCGGGAGGCAGGCCCCTGGTGGTGGACCTGCGCGCCGCCGACGGATTCGACCACGCGGTGGCCGACCTGGCCGACCGGAGCCAGGCCGAACGCGCGGTGCGGGAGCTGGCCGAGCGGGCCGGCGGCCTCGACGGCGTCGTCACCGCGGCCGGGATCGACGCCTGCGGCCGGCTGGAGGACGTGACCGCCGACGACTGGGAACGGGTGATCAAGGTCAACCTCATGGGGACGGCCGCGGTCGTCCGGGCCGCGCTGCCGTACCTGCGGGAGTCCTCCGGGCGGGTGGTGACCTGCGCCTCGACGCTGGGCCTGCGCGCGGTGAGCGACGCGACGGCCTACTGCGCGGCCAAGTTCGGCGTGGTGGGCTTCACCAGGGCGCTGGCCGCCGAGCTGGCCGGCCAGGTCGGGGTCACGATGCTGGTCCCCGGCGGGATGGCGACGCGCTTCTTCGACGGGCGGCCGGAGCAGTACCAGCCGGGACCCGACGCGCGGCTCAACCGGCCGGAGGACGTGGCGCAGACCGTGGTGTTCGCGCTGTCGCAGCCGCCCGGCTGCGAGGTGCGCGAGCTGGTCGTCTGCCCGTCCACGGAGACCTCGTGGCCCTAG
- a CDS encoding D-sedoheptulose-7-phosphate isomerase produces MHRHLTMLREALSMSAGQAPTVEAWGRKLAAVLGGGGRLLVCGNGGSAAEAQHLTAELVGRFKGERRPYAAIALHADTSSVTAISNDFGADAVYARQVCAHGRQGDVLLCLSTSGASGNVLAAARAARECGLVTWAMTGRTPNPLAEISDEVVAVPATDTATVQEVHLAMIHLLCHAIEEAGE; encoded by the coding sequence ATGCACAGGCACCTGACCATGCTGCGCGAGGCGCTGTCGATGAGCGCCGGCCAGGCGCCGACCGTGGAGGCGTGGGGCCGCAAGCTCGCGGCCGTCCTCGGCGGCGGCGGACGGCTGCTGGTGTGCGGCAACGGCGGCTCGGCCGCCGAGGCCCAGCACCTGACGGCCGAGCTGGTCGGCAGGTTCAAGGGGGAGCGGCGGCCCTACGCGGCCATCGCGCTGCACGCCGACACCTCGTCGGTGACGGCGATCTCCAACGACTTCGGCGCGGACGCCGTCTACGCCCGGCAGGTCTGCGCGCACGGCCGCCAGGGCGACGTGCTGCTGTGCCTGTCCACCAGCGGCGCCAGCGGCAACGTGCTGGCCGCCGCCCGGGCGGCGCGCGAGTGCGGGCTGGTCACCTGGGCCATGACGGGCAGGACGCCGAACCCGCTGGCCGAGATCAGCGACGAGGTGGTCGCGGTGCCCGCCACGGACACCGCGACCGTGCAGGAGGTGCACCTGGCCATGATCCACCTCCTCTGCCACGCGATCGAGGAGGCGGGAGAGTGA
- a CDS encoding glycosyltransferase family 9 protein, producing MVSRTVLVARPDSAGDVLLAGPAVRAVGAHADRVVFLAGPRGRAAAELLPGVDRVIEWQAPWIDADPPPVTGEHVARLMEALPDAGEAVILTSFHQSALPLALLLRLRGVGRITAISEDYPGSLLDVRVRIDEARHLPEAERMLAVAAAAGFPPVDGGALAITPPPPSRVGPPGYVVVHPGTAAPARAWPPSRHREAVEALADEGFAVVVTGGPGERALTAHVAGGHAIDLGGLTSLPELAGVLRDACALVAGNTGPAHLAAAVGTPVVSLFSPVVPAGRWAPYGVPYVLLGDQEGPCKDTRARICPVDGHPCLAGVTAAQVVKAVRELVR from the coding sequence CTGGTGAGCCGCACCGTCCTGGTGGCTCGCCCGGACAGCGCCGGTGATGTGCTGCTCGCAGGTCCCGCCGTGCGCGCGGTCGGCGCGCACGCCGACCGGGTGGTCTTCCTGGCCGGCCCGCGCGGCCGGGCGGCTGCCGAGCTCCTGCCCGGCGTCGACCGCGTCATCGAGTGGCAGGCGCCGTGGATCGACGCCGACCCGCCGCCCGTCACCGGCGAGCACGTCGCCCGCCTCATGGAGGCGCTGCCCGACGCTGGCGAGGCGGTGATTCTCACCTCTTTCCATCAGTCGGCGCTGCCGCTCGCCCTGCTGCTGAGGTTGCGCGGGGTCGGCAGGATCACCGCGATCAGCGAGGACTACCCAGGCTCCCTGCTCGACGTCAGGGTGCGGATCGACGAGGCCAGGCACCTGCCGGAGGCGGAGCGGATGCTGGCGGTCGCCGCGGCCGCGGGCTTCCCACCGGTCGACGGCGGCGCGCTGGCCATCACCCCGCCGCCGCCGAGCCGGGTGGGCCCGCCCGGCTACGTCGTCGTCCATCCGGGGACCGCCGCCCCCGCCCGCGCCTGGCCGCCGTCCCGGCACCGGGAGGCGGTCGAGGCGCTGGCCGATGAGGGCTTCGCGGTGGTGGTCACCGGCGGTCCGGGCGAACGCGCGCTGACCGCCCACGTGGCGGGCGGCCACGCGATCGATCTCGGCGGGCTGACCAGCCTGCCGGAGCTGGCCGGAGTGCTCCGGGACGCCTGCGCGCTGGTGGCGGGCAACACCGGCCCCGCCCACCTGGCGGCCGCCGTCGGCACCCCGGTGGTCAGCCTCTTCTCCCCGGTGGTGCCGGCCGGGCGGTGGGCCCCGTACGGGGTGCCGTACGTGCTGCTCGGCGACCAGGAAGGCCCGTGCAAGGACACGCGGGCGCGGATCTGCCCGGTCGACGGACATCCGTGTCTGGCAGGAGTCACGGCCGCGCAAGTCGTCAAGGCAGTGAGGGAACTGGTCCGATGA
- a CDS encoding glycosyltransferase family 2 protein: MITVVIPTIGRASLADAVPAGVPVIVVEDTERRGPAAARNQGWRQARTPWVVFLDDDVVPAEGWLDAAVKDLADLPEDVGGSQGRIVVPLPEGRRPTDAERNTAGLADADWITADMAYRRAALEKVGGFDERFPRAYREDADLALRVMAAGYRLVKGRRVTRHPVRDDGFWASVRFQRGNADDALMRRIHGPGWRSLIGAGGLLPRHAVTAALGMSALTLALTTAVAAAGQRDGTARNRVADAALLAAAGWAALTARFAWERIAPGPRTPAEIVRMLVTSAAIPPVACAHRLRGELRERW; encoded by the coding sequence ATGATCACGGTGGTGATCCCCACGATCGGGCGGGCCTCCCTGGCCGACGCCGTTCCGGCGGGCGTGCCGGTGATCGTGGTGGAGGACACCGAACGCAGAGGACCCGCCGCGGCGCGCAACCAGGGCTGGCGGCAGGCGCGCACACCCTGGGTGGTCTTCCTCGACGACGACGTGGTGCCCGCCGAGGGATGGCTGGACGCGGCCGTCAAGGACCTGGCGGACCTGCCGGAGGACGTGGGCGGCAGCCAGGGCAGGATCGTGGTGCCGCTGCCGGAGGGCCGCCGGCCGACGGACGCCGAGCGCAACACGGCCGGCCTGGCGGACGCGGACTGGATCACCGCGGACATGGCCTACCGGCGGGCCGCGCTGGAGAAGGTCGGCGGGTTCGACGAGCGCTTCCCCCGCGCCTACCGGGAGGACGCCGATCTCGCGCTGAGGGTGATGGCGGCCGGCTACCGGCTGGTCAAGGGGCGGCGGGTGACCCGGCACCCCGTGCGGGACGACGGCTTCTGGGCCAGCGTGCGATTCCAGCGGGGCAACGCCGACGACGCGCTGATGCGCCGGATCCACGGGCCCGGCTGGCGGTCGCTGATCGGGGCGGGCGGGCTGCTGCCCAGGCACGCCGTCACGGCCGCACTGGGGATGTCCGCCCTCACCCTGGCCCTGACCACGGCCGTGGCCGCGGCAGGGCAGCGCGACGGCACCGCCAGGAACCGGGTGGCGGATGCCGCGCTCCTCGCGGCGGCGGGGTGGGCGGCGCTCACCGCGCGCTTCGCGTGGGAGCGCATCGCGCCGGGACCCCGGACGCCCGCCGAGATCGTCAGGATGCTGGTCACGAGCGCGGCCATCCCGCCCGTCGCCTGCGCGCACCGGCTTCGCGGGGAGCTGAGGGAGCGCTGGTGA
- a CDS encoding glycosyltransferase family 9 protein yields MALDVLALRGLGLGDLLTAVPALRALRRAFPARRLVLAGPPALAPLLPVDEVIEVRGPGPVPYDGAEVAVNLHGRGPQSTRALRATRPGLLLTHGGDGPPWRADVHEVRRWCDLLEWYGIAADPADLYLGRGDRSGPVVVHPGAGAPSRRWPVDRFAAVVAALRARGRRVVVTGSPAERELAERVAGGTGATVAAGRTDVRRLARLVRDARLVVCGDTGVGHLATAYRTPSVLLFGPVSPALWGPPAAGPHVVLWKGGTGDPHGREPDAGLLEIGVDEVIEVMARCESW; encoded by the coding sequence GTGGCCCTAGACGTGCTGGCGCTGCGCGGGCTCGGGCTCGGTGACCTGCTGACGGCGGTCCCGGCGCTGCGGGCGCTGCGCCGCGCCTTCCCCGCCCGCCGCCTCGTGCTGGCCGGGCCGCCGGCGCTCGCGCCGCTGCTGCCCGTCGACGAGGTGATCGAGGTGCGGGGTCCGGGCCCCGTCCCGTATGACGGGGCCGAGGTCGCGGTGAACCTGCACGGCCGCGGCCCGCAGAGCACGCGGGCGCTGCGCGCGACCCGCCCGGGGCTGCTGCTCACCCACGGCGGGGACGGCCCGCCGTGGCGCGCGGACGTGCACGAGGTGCGCCGCTGGTGCGATCTACTGGAGTGGTACGGCATCGCGGCCGACCCGGCCGACCTGTACCTGGGGCGCGGCGACCGGAGCGGGCCCGTGGTGGTCCATCCCGGCGCGGGCGCCCCGTCCAGAAGGTGGCCCGTGGACCGGTTCGCGGCGGTGGTCGCCGCGCTGCGGGCCCGCGGCAGGCGGGTGGTCGTCACGGGGAGCCCGGCCGAGCGGGAGCTGGCCGAGCGGGTCGCCGGCGGCACGGGTGCCACGGTCGCCGCCGGGCGCACGGACGTGCGGCGGCTGGCCCGGCTGGTCCGCGACGCGCGGCTGGTGGTGTGCGGCGACACCGGGGTAGGACACCTGGCCACCGCCTACCGCACCCCTTCGGTGCTGCTGTTCGGGCCGGTCTCTCCCGCTCTGTGGGGGCCGCCCGCAGCCGGGCCGCACGTCGTGCTGTGGAAAGGCGGCACCGGTGACCCGCACGGACGCGAGCCCGACGCCGGCCTGCTGGAGATCGGAGTCGACGAGGTGATCGAGGTGATGGCGCGATGCGAGTCGTGGTGA
- a CDS encoding PfkB family carbohydrate kinase: MNGPLVVIGDTLLDVDIEGNAERLAPDAPVPVVDVEARHPRPGGAGLAALLAARDGAEVVLVTALADDESGRTLRGLLNGRLRVVPVPLRGATVCKTRVRAAGQTLVRLDTGDGHVAGGLAGEVARTVRSALRTAGAVLVSDYGRGMAGSLLDLLGEVDAPIVWDPHPKGPSPLHGCALITPSESEARLLCPPPYAGPDEAARSLVKALRARAVAVTLGADGAVLAHEGGHHTRIPPPLLDGGHDVCGAGDRFAAAAALALRDRLPVEDAVALGVGEAARFVEAGGAAAIRPPRAQMRDRPRTVTEIADLVRANGGRLIATGGCFDLLHAGHVSLLRRARALGDALIVCLNSDASARRLKGPNRPVVGQQDRAEVLGALGCVDAVMIFDEDTPAQAIERLRPHVWVKGGDYSGRELPEAESLRKLGAETVVLASVPGRSTTRIIAAMHAA; this comes from the coding sequence GTGAACGGACCGCTGGTCGTCATCGGCGACACGCTGCTGGACGTGGACATCGAGGGCAACGCCGAACGGCTCGCGCCCGACGCCCCCGTGCCCGTCGTCGACGTCGAGGCGAGACACCCACGGCCCGGCGGCGCGGGACTGGCGGCGCTGCTGGCCGCCAGGGACGGCGCGGAGGTGGTGCTGGTCACCGCGCTGGCCGACGACGAGAGCGGGCGCACGCTGCGGGGGCTGCTGAACGGCCGGCTGCGGGTCGTCCCGGTGCCGCTGCGCGGCGCCACGGTCTGCAAGACGCGGGTCAGAGCGGCAGGGCAGACGCTGGTGCGCCTCGACACCGGCGACGGGCACGTCGCCGGCGGCCTGGCCGGCGAGGTGGCCCGCACGGTCCGCTCCGCTCTGCGGACGGCGGGCGCCGTGCTGGTCTCCGACTACGGCAGGGGCATGGCGGGCTCGCTGCTCGATCTGCTCGGGGAGGTGGACGCGCCCATCGTGTGGGACCCCCATCCGAAGGGCCCGAGCCCCCTCCACGGGTGCGCGCTCATCACCCCCAGTGAGAGCGAGGCCCGGCTGCTGTGCCCGCCGCCGTACGCCGGGCCGGACGAGGCGGCCCGCAGCCTGGTGAAGGCCCTGCGCGCGCGGGCGGTCGCGGTGACGCTCGGCGCCGACGGCGCGGTGCTGGCGCACGAAGGCGGCCACCACACCAGGATCCCGCCGCCCCTGCTCGACGGCGGCCACGACGTGTGCGGCGCGGGAGACAGGTTCGCGGCGGCGGCGGCGCTGGCGTTGCGCGACCGGCTGCCGGTCGAGGACGCGGTCGCCCTCGGCGTCGGGGAGGCCGCCAGATTCGTCGAGGCGGGCGGAGCCGCGGCCATCAGGCCGCCCCGCGCGCAGATGCGCGACCGGCCGCGTACCGTCACCGAGATCGCCGACCTGGTCAGGGCCAACGGCGGCCGGCTGATCGCCACCGGCGGCTGTTTCGACCTGCTGCACGCCGGGCACGTGAGCCTGCTGCGCAGAGCCAGGGCGCTCGGCGACGCGCTGATCGTGTGCCTCAACTCCGACGCCTCGGCCAGGCGGCTCAAGGGCCCGAACAGGCCCGTCGTCGGGCAGCAGGACAGAGCCGAGGTGCTCGGCGCGCTGGGATGCGTCGACGCCGTCATGATCTTCGATGAGGACACCCCGGCCCAGGCCATCGAACGGCTCAGGCCGCACGTGTGGGTGAAGGGCGGCGACTACTCCGGCAGGGAGCTGCCGGAGGCGGAGTCGCTGCGGAAACTGGGCGCGGAGACGGTCGTTCTGGCCAGCGTGCCCGGCAGGTCCACGACCCGGATCATCGCCGCGATGCACGCGGCGTGA